The Acidobacteriaceae bacterium nucleotide sequence GGGCAGGAGATCACGCAGTTCACCTACTTCCAGCAGTGCGGCGGTATGGACCTCGACCCGATCTCGGGCGAGATTACCTATGGCCTGGAGCGGCTGGCGCAGTTCGTGCAGGACCTCGACTCGGTGTATGACATCGTGTGGTCGCGCGATGCGGTGACAGGCAAGGAGCTTACCTACGGACAGGTTCGCCTGCATGAAGAGCAACAGTTCTCGGCGTACTCGTTTGACTACGCCGATGTGGACAAGCTGTGGCAGCACCTGAATCTGTATGAGGCGGAGTGCAAGGCTTTGCTCGATAAGGCATGGACGTTGTTTGGAGATGAGAACGCTGAGGCGTTGACGGTGCTGCGTTTCCCGACGATGGGCGCGTACGAGCTTGCGCTGAAGTGCTCGCATACGTTCAACCTGCTGGATGCTCGCGGCGCAATTTCAGTGACCGAACGCGTGGGTGTCATGGCTCGCATTCGCAACCTGATTGTGGGTGTGGCGAAGGTGTATGCGGAGCAGGAGCGGTTGAAGGCCGCCCGCAACGAAGAAACATTGGTGGGTGCGTAGTGGCAGAGTTCCTGTTTGAGATCGGTTTAGAAGAAGTTCCGGCGCGGATGATTCCCGGCGCAGAAGCGGAGCTGTTGCGCCGCGTTGTGGCGATGCTCGGCAAAGAGCGGTTGCTGCCGGAAGGTTTCGGAGAGCTGGACGGAGCGAAGAGCTTTTCGACGCCTCGTCGTTTGGCGGTGTGGGTGAAGGACGTGCTCGCCGAGCAGCCGGATGTGACCGAAGAGGTGATGGGCCCGGCGTCGAAGATTGCGTTCAAGGACGGCGTGCCGACGCCTGCGGCGGAAGCGTTTGCGAAGAAGAACGGCGTGAGCGTGGGCGATTTGAAGCGGGTGGAGACGCCGAAGGGCGAGTACATCGCGGTGTCGTCGACGAAGACGGGCCGTACGGCTGCTGAAGTCATCGCGAGCGAACTGCCGAAGGAGTTGGCGGCAATCTACTGGGCGAAGAATATGCGCTGGATTCCGGGTGCAACCCAGACGTTTGTGCGTCCGGTGCAGTGGATGGTTTGCCTGCT carries:
- a CDS encoding glycine--tRNA ligase subunit alpha, with product MKSESQKKALTFQEILFTLQKFWAEHGCVLQQPYDLEVGAGTMSPDTFLRVLGPKPISIAYAQPSRRPADGRYGENPNRLFRHTQLQVILKPPPERVQELYLASLVAIGIDLAEHDIKFEEDNWEWPVGGAWGVGWQVMLDGQEITQFTYFQQCGGMDLDPISGEITYGLERLAQFVQDLDSVYDIVWSRDAVTGKELTYGQVRLHEEQQFSAYSFDYADVDKLWQHLNLYEAECKALLDKAWTLFGDENAEALTVLRFPTMGAYELALKCSHTFNLLDARGAISVTERVGVMARIRNLIVGVAKVYAEQERLKAARNEETLVGA